TCCTTGATCTGTTACTAAAAGTGTCGCTACCTAAATTGAAATAACGCTACTTGAGTCATAGTTAAACAGTGTAAGAATTAGGAGACCTGAAATACTCAATTTACGCAACGTTACACTTGGGGATGTAAGCTTGTTGGCTGttttgacttttctttttaattggTAGTCTAAATATTACACAAGAATCCAGCACCAAACAAAGTATGTCAACGGAAGGACAGCGTCAACAGCGAGCCGTACCTTGCGTGACAAATACTGAGTAACCACATGGCTTCAATTGCAtaatcagtcataatttatttaccGTGCTATTTTCGGCACGGTAACTGAATGTAAACAAGCCGTTGGTCGCGTGACGTTTGAGAagcctgaaatatttttggagGGGGTTAAATAAATTGTGTGAATTAAGGAGTGTCCACTTGAGCAGAGACGTTAGATTGTCAGCGATCTGTATTTGGATTTTCGTTTGTTCACTGCAGGATTTGTTCACACAATTTGCTTGAGAGGTAAGAATTATGTTCCATATAGATAAGAATTTAGCTTACTTGTAAAGTGTAGCCTCGCCAGACTTCTGCGACGCGAACAGAGATAATTCTGCCAAGAACTCACCCTCTCCGCTCGATCGAACTGAAGTAATTTCCCCTGAAGTGCTTCTGCCGCCATTTCTGTCAGTTCACACAAACTTTCTGATATCTCCAGTATTCGCTGGTTTCCCTTTGTATTTTGAGTGTGTGGGTTTCTGATCTATTATAATTTCAACTTTAGCGACACTCGTCAAATGCAAAGCACGAAGACATAACGATTTTGAGAAAGTAAAACAAAGGCGCCTTCAGTCGTCCTTCTGCATGAGACGAGTTAAAGTTACACACTCTCAGCaacagggaaaaggaaaacagtgatTGTCAGTTAAGATGGCCTTAACGGGAAGTTTTGATTGAAGATTCTCTCAGGAATGGAAAGAATAAAGGGACAAACTGTTTCTGATCGTCTTGAAGACAATCAGCTCTGATCATTAATCCTTCTGTCTGGTAGTTGttaagttttcagtttttcgcGTTAAGCAATGGAAGTGTTTGAACTGATGACAAAATACTCGCTTAATTCCATGGAGTGTAGTTGATTTCATCTGACAGAAGTTAGAAACGAACTCAAAATATCTTGAATCTGTAAAGAAACCAAATTGATGCTTGATTGCTTTGATCTAAATGCAGGTATGTCAggtatttgataaaataatttaaacttgCTGGCTGTCTGCTTCATTGACTGACAAGAGGGTCCCGTATACTCTTTATGTGAAACACGActgggtgattttttttcctcgtaaATCGTGAATTGAAttggttttccttttcttgaatcgtgattaaaaataatatgATCTTTTTAGGTCCTCgtgaagtaatatttttttatttaaacgtgACCTGTGAATGAAGAACTGATTTAAACGTGATTCgtgaaccattttgttttgcgcGATGAATTCCCAGCTTTTTGatggttttaaaaatgtattattctcGAACAGTAGTGGTTAAGTTTTGACCAGGGTTGTGACAGGACATGAACTTTACATGGATTAATAGAAGTCATAAAACAGACCTCTAATGTTCCTTGAACAAATAATATAAGACATTCTGTCATCATTTGTCACTTAAGACTGTTCAAGActaggaaaattgaaaattcagtTAGGGAATTTGGTCTCTTACTTTCATGTGAAATGTCTCAAATGTGTGAACgtgaaaaaactttgatattattCGTGATGTGTGAAaaggccaaatatttttatgtgactgAGTTTTACAAAGGGGTATAAGTCCGAACCTCTGACAATGAAAAGATACAAGTCAAATTCTTAGAGACCTTTAAAATCAGTTCTTTGTGATTAATCAAGAATCTTTCTCATTAATATGTATAAGTAACCACATCATACTTGTAATGTGCATTTCAAGCCAAAATTTCAATTCCAGTATTAAATGGCCAGTTGTCTCTTGtttgcaaaaagaacaaaaaatttccttcacatattcaataattttgatCATTATACACAAGATTTACAATGACAAAGCTGATCGGTCAAGAGCATTCAATCAGTGTAGAACAgtgtgtgaagttgacatgataaaatgcaataTCTGAGGCTTATACTGCATTTATCTTCTTGAGATCAatgtctgcctagtttccaagacCTTAGAGTTTAGTGTTCTCAACCTTCTGCAAACCTAGAGAGATGCTCAAAATAGCTGAATGCctcaaaaattataataaaacatttatttgattaaCAAATAAGACgactgttatcaattaatcacaATATAACAAAATtggagaaagaaactagacatccaTTACACAgttatacattttcataaaaaacaacaacaaaaacaattaactcAGCAAAATGCAGAACAGCGTGTGCACATGATGTGTTCTTTCCACTTCCACAGGCATGACATGATAATTATCCCTTTAACTCTTCTATTACACTGTCTAATTACAAGTATGACACCTACACTGTACTATaagtgctcaaattgggcttgtgataaccaatcatgttgaagaattttgttatagttttgattaacagatgaaaagttatattttcaGATAAAAGTTTTTCCTCCTCAACATTTTTAAATACTGATATTAGAAAATTATTAAGCCCTGAAAAGGAGgtaaggatttttttattgcaCTGAGAGGGGGTAGCCTATATTAAAGATCCATGGTTTCAAaattgttgggtttttttttcaagtcaacCCTGAGTTCTTTTTAACCATAACTTGTTCTTTTGAGAAAGCAACAAATACATTCAGTACATATTTGGGGACATGAATCATTTTGTTCTTAGATAAACACTCTCATTCccttgaccctttcactcccaagatctctttagtaattctccttactgtttgccataccattcttatgatgtaagtttggagaatttggtattggatcatctaataatcctctaactgatattttcctttgttcatatCACTTACAAtatctgcttgatgttgtgTTGATATTTCGTAAGGAGAATTCCTGTATTGGTCACTCATGCAAGGTGAAGGGTTTAATAAATATGTTATACATGAGTTTTGATGTTGGTTAATGATtgcagttgtaaaattttttacttgaattcattttgctgaaaattaaatgTTCAAGAAACCAGGCACAATTTGTAAAGATTTGGAGACAGTCCTGGATAGATTTGTTAATTAATGAAggatcttaatttattttacagtcAACTCTCTGCTAATGGACACTCTCGTAGGTGGCCAGTTCTAATTATGGACacttttttcaattcctcaTTTTTCTGCTTAGTACCAATTGAGTTCTTTATCACTATTCTCAGTTAACTGAtatatactttttcttttcacattccCTTCTTAGTTAAGCTTTTATTGATAAAcatgaataagaaattaaaaccagttttctctactatttgttatttttttatttcatcaacaacattcaATACATAACATAATGAGTACAGCAACTATGGGTGATTTGGATGATATTTCATGCAAAACATgtcttcaattgaaaattgtaatctTAAAACCATCATGCTGCTAGACAaactctgcaaaaaaaaaaccaaacaaaacaaagagctctcattctgattatttttgtatcaaaacaGTGAATATGTCAGTGAGAAAAACTTATCCAATCAGTCTTTATTAAATAACTAGGACCATATTCTGATGAATTCACTCTGTTAATTACAAGTAAAAATAGCTTACAGAggataaaatcaaacaacaggTCTGAAAATTAGCAACTTGGTCTGATATCTACAGCTTAGAAATCATTCATGCTTTGGTTTATTTACAACTGTCTTAGATgatcacatgaaaacaaaaccaaccatAGATTTGcactaattatttctttcctgtttgatattaattttgaaatggaaGTAGTAATTCGtatgtttttggaaaaacagCTTGGAAAACTCAGTgtatttaaattcaaatatctTTCTTGTTCATAATTGCCTTTTCGTTAACATCTATAACTCAAGCAATTGTTTATGAAcacaaaaattatacaattagatttaagttgaaatgtttctgatgaaaataaataactcaagAGCCTTTACGCATAAGCATCCGGTCCTTCactcaaaatgtttaaaagaacaCTGAAGGGTGGATGCCTTCCAAAGATAATGTACTACGGGGAATAAATCATTACCTTGGTTCAGTAGATGTTAAATTATAAACCTCATTCTTGCCAATTTTTGGTTCGATTGTTACTATAAATGCCACAAGAAAGTTAGTTCAAGTTACTCACCTTTAATGACAGCTTGTTTTTTTCGTTCTGACAGTTACATTACTAAGACATGGATTCCCATATTCCTAAAGAAAAGCTGAGAAGTAAGATTGGAACAGATTATTTcggaagaaaaacattaaatcTGTCAGAGTGGGATTTGCTGGAACTGCCTGAAGCGGTGCAGGAATTAACAGAGTTGGACAAACTTGACCTGTCACggaataaacttaaaacaatacCTGAAAATGTTGGAAAACTAAATATTATTACGGTACTTGATGTAAGCGGAAACCAGCTGTCCATATTCCCAGCAAGTTTGacacagctgaagaaactccAATGGCTGGACATCtcacataacaaactaaccacCATCTCTGATGCTATTGGTGAGATGGTGGCACTGGAGATACTGGATCTGAGTTCCAACCAGTTGACTGTGTTGAGTCCAGCTATAacacagctgaagaaactcgAACGGCTGCACATCtcacataacaaactaaccacCATCTCTGATGCTATTGGTGAGATGGTGGCACTGGAGGGACTGGATCTGAGTTCCAACCAGTTGACTGTGTTGAGTCCAGCTATAACACAGCTGAAGAAATTCCAATGGCTGAACATCtcacataacaaactaaccacCATCTCTGATGCTATTGGTGAGATGGTGGCACTGGAGGTACTGGATCTGAGTTACAACCAGTTGACTGTGTTAAATCCAGCCataaaacagctgaagaaactcaaaacgTTGTTTGTAAATGGGAATCCTTTTACAGTTGAAGGAATGAGAAGTGTTGCGGAGCTAGAAGATAGAGGAATAATTGACCGAGTATATCCAGATCTCCACGGTGAGTAAAGGAAATTTCTGTTCACATTATTGTTGTGACGTGTGCATTTACTAAATTGGTTCTAATGATTGACTTGCAAGTGGTTATTCTGCTTGTTACTGATTATTACAGGTAGCTGGCGATAGTTAAACTGTAATTACTGTCACAGTTTTTGTGTGGTAACAAAGTTGGCATCACTTGAGAAATACATGACATTTGTAATGGAAGTTTTTGTTCTAATAttgaaaagctttattttaacaatttggCTGACATTGAAATTTAAGTTCATCAATAAGGAAATATGATTTGATGTGGAATCAAGAGAGTAAATGTTGTTACAAATCATTCTACGCAGTTAGGAATTActgttttgagttttctttCTATTGGAATGGAATTACGAAATGATAAAATGTATCCCAAGTTAATTCACtgttaggaattttttttttatttttgctttccatttGGTTAATTTGAAGGGTTTAAAAATTTAGTAACTTGTGGCTTATCAAACACAATTCATAAACTAATGTGattaaattttgtgaatgaaGTTATAGGCATATAGCTTGAATTTGTTATTAGCATGACTGAATCCTGATTATTATTTCCATAGAATTTACACTGCAGgtgttttttgtgtaattatttttaaacttacaATTGTTACCCTTTGGaaatatgtgtttttttttcgtacacAATCAATTAATTGGTTATTGACTCCTCACTACTCGGCAGAATTGATTTAAGTCCTTGCCTCTCTCTTGTGTGATCAGTCACAAGTGGTTCTAATTCTTATTGTTCTGAAACATTGAGTCAGTTTAGATTTGGTGTGCATGTTCTCAAACTCATCACTACATTTTATGCCAGAAGAATTATTATGTGTAACTTTTATGTAATAGTGGAATAAATGCATTAAGAtcagaaacaaataaacaattttgatgGTTAAGTTTATATATACCAGCCTTTAACTCCAACATTATTCATGTTAGGCATTTATAGTTGTTGATTTGTTAACCTTTACCTttagtttgctttctttttcaattaatttttagaaatttatcAATGCGCAAACTacctttttctttgtgttgttaaAACTCTTTCTTATCAGGCCCAATGAGAGAGAGACTTAAAGCACAGCTGGCTTATGAAAGGGCTTTGCAAGATGGATATGTCATGGTTTACCGTGGCAGAATATTACTCATTGGTCAGGATCGAGCAGGTAAAACCAGTTTAAAGAAGAGTCTGCTAGGCCTTCCATTTGACTCTGGAGAACAGAGCACTGAGGGGATTGAAGTGGATCCTTCAAAGTGTGAAATTGATGTTGACCAAGCTGCAAGGAACTGGCAGTCCATTGGTGAGAATAAACCAGGACTATTGGAATGTTCTAAAGATGTGGCAAAGATTGTTGCAGagaaactttttactcaagaagATCATCATGCTAGAAAAATGTCTATGCAGCAAGAAAAGCTGAGACAAAAAGACTCAGATAAAAGTTCaaaagaagattttgaaaaagattcagcCCACATATCACCTGCAGATTTTGAAAAGGGATCTTTAGGTAGTTACAAACATggcaaaaaaaaggtaatatcagaattttaaaaatgttcttcacACACATGTTTAAGGCAGCTTTTTATGACAGTatagttttaaatatttaatgtcAAATGAAGATTATGTGAGCCTTAAAgtgaagcaaaaattaaaattgttcaatttttttaactgatttttttttactttgcagTGGTCTTAGCCAAAAAACAGGGAACTGCTTGAAGTCTAAACAATAATTTCCCTCCCAGTACATGTACTCTCATTTTATCTAATTTACATCAAACTTTGACACAGTTATTTGAGATGTGTAATGAGTTTGCTGGTGAGACTGCATCAGTGTGGTACTAAGAGTAAATAATTTCCCCTTATTTGATACTTTACTTAGGTTGAGGATAAAGGAGATTACCCATCAATAGATGCTATGGACAACATTAGCATTGAACACTCAATGGACTGCATTTTAGAGGAGCCCGAGGTAATTATTGATGTTGCTCAACCCCCTGATACTGAGAAGCATGTTCATCAGTGGTTGGAGTATCTCAAAGGCAAAGACATCAATAGTGGTTTATTCCAAGAAGAATCCTATTACACTATGGATTTATGGGACTTTGCAGGACAACACCTGTACTATGCCAGCCATCCTATCTTCTTATCACAGCGAGCACTGTACATATTGGTGCACAATCTCAGCAAGCCTTTGGATGCTACAGCTGAGCCCTGCATGAGACAAGGTAGTAATGATGTGAAATTGGAAAACCctaacaatgaaacaaacatggagaatttgctgTCATGGCTGGCTACAGTACACAGTGTTGCCCTGGCAACTGATGACCCAGATGATGATGCACAACATAAGCTGCCCTACCTTCGCCCCCCAGTGTTTATTGTTGGAACACATGCTGACAAACCAGTTGAAGACATAGAagtaataaagaaacaaatacaggaGAGAATTTCTGGTATGGAATATGAGAAGCATGTGGTCAGACCCTTATTCTGCATTGATAACACTGAGAGACCAAACTGGATGGAGAAATTTATCCAGATGATTCTAAAGCTGATGGGAAAACATGAAACAGGTAAGATATTTGATGTCATATTATATCCTTCAAAATGTGTTACTTGCAGTAATTGGTGGTTTTATAATTGCTTACTAGCTTGTCTTTGCGTCAATTTCAAGAACACTAAATTTGTGgccattttttcttctttaatcaaAGGCCCATTTTGTAGATGGTTGGGAAGTGTTGAGCATACAGTAATTATTATATGACTCATATTTACATGTCATCAAGCAGTTCTGCTGTGTGTCATTATAATATTAAAAGGTTGCTAGACATGTAGAATGTTTTAGTGGGAGCGGTGAGGGAAGGATACCGCCCTGGTTGAATGAGTTCAGGCTAATAGTGGAAGCTacttagagttttttttttattagctgCACTCTTCTTGGCTTTCAGTTACTTTATGTAGCAGTGTCACCATACTTGGGCCTGTAAATGTTTCCTGACAGAtccattaattttaaattttgaaataaggaACAGAAGATGATTTGAAGAGTTGAACTCAGTTTATCATCTTAGCTGTTGTCAGCCATAAAATATCTGCAATCACTCATGTATGATACAAACTATTCTCATTGTAAGCACAAATTTGTGTGTCACATTAtgcttttaattcattttctaaACATATCCagcagaggaagaagaaaaagcaGATGGAATAAAAGAATTGCAGAATAAAATCCTGGAGGTGTTGAGGAAGGAGCCTTATATGAAGGAGAAAGTACCCATCAGGTAAAGGAAAGTAATATTTTATCTGAGAAACCTCATTTCATGGACTTTGGGATCAATGTTTTACATGTATTCAAACAATCATGAAAAGTTCTTTGAAGAGCAGTCAGAATTTTCATCCTAACCGTGTATGCATATAAACGTAtataaagacaaaaatattttacctcTAGTAGTTTGAAGTTCATCAAAATACTTAAAACATATGACTGTACTAATACACAGCAGTCACATaaatgcaaacaaacaaaactctTATTAATTCATGACATTGTGACAATATTGTGCGTATAAAAAGGTGTGGATGTCTGATGTATATTTGAGAAGGCACAGCTCTTTGAATTGAGAttgtttatatgaaaaatataaccatgTTTGAATTTTCCTAAAGTTTGGAGAAAGCTAGACCAAGGAAATGGATGAGTTAACTCTGGAAGACTGCAAATAAGTACATGTCTGACTGAAGTTAATATCCAATTTTAAACcctaaaaaattgtaattattcTGTTGCCCTCTAgatggtttttgtttgaaaaggtgaTTGAAGCTTTGGTGGCTAAACAGATTTATCACAGAAATCTGCAACAACTTGAGCACTATGCAAGGAAAGACTGTTTCATGGAAGATGCAAAAGAGTTTGAGTCCATGATCAGTTTTTACCATGGTCTGGGGATGATAATCAAGCATCGTAGTACAGTTGTACTGAAGGCCCAGTGGTTGATTGATCTGTTCAAACAGCTGATAACCATTCCACCTTTCAATAAACAGGTAGGAAAAAGATGTCATTTTAGAAAGGCCTTACTTGGaaaatgtttaataatttaagTGAACAGAAAATGAGAATGATACTTTTGTTTAATATATTGGTAACTTATGCAACAGCTGTGACTCTTTGATCTCCAAGTTATTTCATGTACCTTTTGCAGCTTTTCAGGTCATAGATCGATTTAGCCTTTTTCCTTTACAAGAGACTTGCATTGGCTTGCTACCGCTCACAATAATTGTATTTacgcaatttttttcacttgcacTAAATAGCTTTTGTGGTGGTGAATAACAACTAAAAATCATCTCGGAGCAGCCAAAGATACAAAGTTGTCCATTGAGAGTGTAATTTCTTACCATTTCGGTAcattgattgaaataaaagttttctaGTTCTTTTACATATGCATGGGAAACATTCAGGAGAAACATTTGGTGGACTTCTCTTATCtggaatttttgttatttatgtaTTTTGTAGAATGCTCGATATGCAAAGTACTGGCGGGAACTTGAAGGAAGTGGCATCCTTAGCATGGAACATGTTGATCACGTATTTTCCAGCTTTATTGGACAAAGAATCATCAAGGGAGACATTCTAGACATGATGGAGCAATTTGGCTTGATCGCTAAGTTCTCAGCTTCCCCAACCAATGAGAAGTACTTTGTACCAGCTCAGTTGAAGTCATCGCCTGTAGAACTCAGTAAGATGAAACCATCACCAACTGATCCATGTCCATTGTATCTCCTCTTTGTCCATGGCTTTGTCCCTCATggtctcttcttacagcttGTCTCACGATCCATTCGTTGGTGTTCAAAGACATGGGCCATGCATCAACCTCGCCTGTACCACAATGGAGCGTGGTTCATCATTGGGAAAGATATTCATGATTTTGTCCTCATATGCAAAACAGGATTTGTGAAGGTAACTTTGAGACAAAGAAAAGCACAAAGTGATCAGGCCGCAGGACAGAACTCCGTCGAACTAGCAACTCTTGTTCGTGAATTTCTTGAAGACACCCTAAAGAATTTGTCACAAGAAATGCCATACCTGAGAGGAATGAAGTATAGGCTGTGTGTTGCATGTCCTTACTGTCATCAAGGGGCAGAAGAAACACGTCGTGCATGCTCAGATCACGTGAAAACTACTTGCACACACAAGGACTGCTTCCACCTCATTGATGCAAATGAAGGTCAGCCGGACATCTGTAAGCGAAAACCATGGGATATGATAGAACCAGTTTGTGGATTGAAGAAATGGTTCTTGAAAAGAAGAAGCCAGGTATAATTAACTGTAATGATCTTTCAAGCAAAGATTTCAAGCCTCGTTTTCATCTTTGCTTTGCTCCTCTAATTTACTTAGTATTGATGTCAATTGGGCTGTTATCAGTGTTGAGAAAGGGAGCCCTGATAGATTGTCTTCAGTTTTAAGTATAAGTCAGAGAATTTCAAACAAGATAGAATtattctttaataaaaatttgtataacCATacccaaagtttttttttatgtaattatcATAGTCTTATAtgacctttttttcttcagggttTGTCCTCTTCAAATGTAACTGCTAGATCACATGATGAAGCAAGTGAAATCAATCCAAAGAAGTCTGCCGCAGCATTGAAGGTGACTCTCCTTGGCAGTGAGTGGAGTTCGTCAATGGGGGGCTTGTCCACCATCAACAGACAGCTTGCCATTCTGTTGGCCAAACGCTCTGAACTGGACGTTACTCTCCTTGTCCCACAGTTTGCCTGTACTGATAAAGAGAGGAGATTGGCATCCAGTCACAATGTTTCCATCCAGCAAGCCGAGAAACTTGAAGGCTTCAGTGATCCTCTTGAATGGTTGAGTTTCCCACCAAGACACCTTGACATTGACTTTGTGCTGGGTCATGGTGCAAAGCTTGGTAAGCAAGCCCAAGTTATCAGAAAGTCTCACAATTGCAAGTGGATTCAGGTGGTGCACACTGCACCCGAAGAACTTGCAATGCACAAAAACTATCCCAGTGCTATTGCCAAGGGTCAAGAGAAGAATTTAACCGAAGTGGCGTTGTGTAAATTGGCAGATGCTGTGCTAGCAGTTGGACCAAAGCTAACAGACGCTTTCTCCACTCAGCTCTGCTCATGCAAAAGTGAGGACGAAATCCTTCAACTGACTCCTGGAACTTTCTGTGAGTTCTCTGACGTAAAACAAACCCTAAAGGAGCGTAACAAGTTCAAGGTACTGACGTTTGGCCGTGGTGACCCAGAGGACTTCAGCTTGAAGGGCTACGATATCTCTGCTAAAGCAATAGTTGAACTGAAAGACAGGTCTTACCATCTGATTTTCGTGGGTGCACCTGACGGTAAACAGGATGAGGTAGCAAAGAATTTACTCGAGAGTGGAATTGATAAAAACCAGCTGACCGTGAGGAAGTTCATGCAAAGTAAAGAGGgattgaaagaattattttgtgaagttGATCTTTGCATCATGCCCTCTAGAACAGAGGGTTTTGGTTTGACAGCGTTGGAGGCATTGTCTGCCGGTCTTCCCATTCTTGTCAGTAAAAACTCAGGATTTGGTGAAGCACTGTGCACTTTACCATCGGGCAAATCATTCGTGGTGGAGTCTGAGGACCCCAAGGAGTGGGCAAAGGCAATTTCTGGTGTCCGACAGAAGGAAAGATCAGTTCGACTTCGAGATATTCAGCAGCTGAGGAGTTCATATGAAGAGAAGTTTAGCTGGGAAAAACAGTGTGACCGTCTTGTGGACAAGATGTTCGACATAGTTCATGGTGAGAATGTTTTCAATATCCTTTATAGTGTTTTAGGGGGATACTCGGCTTTCGGTCTCTTTTAACTGTGACGGAAAGCATGAACACTTCAtataaaaaaagatgttaaaCATGAATAGTAATCAGTCGTTTTATCTTCTTGTTTACTGTGATGTTAAGATAAAAGTTTCTTTCTATCTCTTTAGCTTCCAAAAGACGAGACACAAGTTTCAGAGCTCGGCAGGTCGAAGTTGTTGATACGTCAACCGAACAACTAACAGTGGATTCATTACTGAATCCAAGTGAGTAATAATATATTAATAACACACGATAATTGACATCCCTAAAGAAGTACAGAAGATTACAAGGAGATCCTgcgattttattttcttaactttCGACTTCAGGCCTGCTATGCTTCGTGAAAACTTCGTGAGGTACTTTTGATAACGTTTCTTACTAATGAGACATGTTTTTAATTATACTCCTGCACTCTTCAGTCACAAACGTAAGACTTgtataaacaaatttgattttctttcactttctgaTCCGGACGGACGACtcagtgttatttgtttcttcTATTCATTTAAAGTTTTCATCCCATTTCAATTGGAAACTACCATAAATTGTCTAAACCAGGAAGACTTGGGGCactcttttactttttctcaaaACGAGACCAAAGTTCAATATGCTGCTCCTTTCAAAACCGGTTTATGTTCTATTCACAATGCAGTCGTCTTTTGACACAATATTGTAGTAATCACATATTCATACGGTAGAGGAAATACATCAACATATTTTTGAAgcctgtaattttttttccaggattcCTTTTTCCAGTTACACAGATATATCAGAGCTTAGATCTTGTCCTTAATTTTTCTCGTCTGCTTCTTCTCTCTTGATTATTAGTGTATTCATTCACGGGCAGATATCGAACTTAAAAAGTGACTTAAATAACAGTAAGAGCTTCCTTTTCAAAGCTGAGTTTCTGGACAAAACAGTAGAAGTCTGGTGGTTGAAgccgttctttttctttttacctcAAAGTTTCTCGTACTAGATGGAGGATTGTGTTATTTTCGCTTCTTTCATGCTGTTAGATTAATGGGAACTTTGCCTT
The sequence above is a segment of the Pocillopora verrucosa isolate sample1 chromosome 5, ASM3666991v2, whole genome shotgun sequence genome. Coding sequences within it:
- the LOC131795041 gene encoding uncharacterized protein isoform X2 yields the protein MDSHIPKEKLRSKIGTDYFGRKTLNLSEWDLLELPEAVQELTELDKLDLSRNKLKTIPENVGKLNIITVLDVSGNQLSIFPASLTQLKKLQWLDISHNKLTTISDAIGEMVALEILDLSSNQLTVLSPAITQLKKLERLHISHNKLTTISDAIGEMVALEGLDLSSNQLTVLSPAITQLKKFQWLNISHNKLTTISDAIGEMVALEVLDLSYNQLTVLNPAIKQLKKLKTLFVNGNPFTVEGMRSVAELEDRGIIDRVYPDLHGPMRERLKAQLAYERALQDGYVMVYRGRILLIGQDRAGKTSLKKSLLGLPFDSGEQSTEGIEVDPSKCEIDVDQAARNWQSIGENKPGLLECSKDVAKIVAEKLFTQEDHHARKMSMQQEKLRQKDSDKSSKEDFEKDSAHISPADFEKGSLGSYKHGKKKVEDKGDYPSIDAMDNISIEHSMDCILEEPEVIIDVAQPPDTEKHVHQWLEYLKGKDINSGLFQEESYYTMDLWDFAGQHLYYASHPIFLSQRALYILVHNLSKPLDATAEPCMRQGSNDVKLENPNNETNMENLLSWLATVHSVALATDDPDDDAQHKLPYLRPPVFIVGTHADKPVEDIEVIKKQIQERISGMEYEKHVVRPLFCIDNTERPNWMEKFIQMILKLMGKHETEEEEKADGIKELQNKILEVLRKEPYMKEKVPIRWFLFEKVIEALVAKQIYHRNLQQLEHYARKDCFMEDAKEFESMISFYHGLGMIIKHRSTVVLKAQWLIDLFKQLITIPPFNKQNARYAKYWRELEGSGILSMEHVDHVFSSFIGQRIIKGDILDMMEQFGLIAKFSASPTNEKYFVPAQLKSSPVELSKMKPSPTDPCPLYLLFVHGFVPHGLFLQLVSRSIRWCSKTWAMHQPRLYHNGAWFIIGKDIHDFVLICKTGFVKVTLRQRKAQSDQAAGQNSVELATLVREFLEDTLKNLSQEMPYLRGMKYRLCVACPYCHQGAEETRRACSDHVKTTCTHKDCFHLIDANEGQPDICKRKPWDMIEPVCGLKKWFLKRRSQGLSSSNVTARSHDEASEINPKKSAAALKVTLLGSEWSSSMGGLSTINRQLAILLAKRSELDVTLLVPQFACTDKERRLASSHNVSIQQAEKLEGFSDPLEWLSFPPRHLDIDFVLGHGAKLGKQAQVIRKSHNCKWIQVVHTAPEELAMHKNYPSAIAKGQEKNLTEVALCKLADAVLAVGPKLTDAFSTQLCSCKSEDEILQLTPGTFCEFSDVKQTLKERNKFKVLTFGRGDPEDFSLKGYDISAKAIVELKDRSYHLIFVGAPDGKQDEVAKNLLESGIDKNQLTVRKFMQSKEGLKELFCEVDLCIMPSRTEGFGLTALEALSAGLPILVSKNSGFGEALCTLPSGKSFVVESEDPKEWAKAISGVRQKERSVRLRDIQQLRSSYEEKFSWEKQCDRLVDKMFDIVHASKRRDTSFRARQVEVVDTSTEQLTVDSLLNPSSLDRIIQELRQMQLDASRVKSRTDLSLGLRNIASDRGFRISDNEGLGNCMFYALSEQLEIVKGIKIPHGELRQNLVQYLRSNPKLPDGTDLFHFVHGHQTWTEYLEDMEQDGTWGDHVILCAAANRFETCIRVVSSLFHSNDVIITPHCAVDESKPLVLGHIHEVHYVSLQPVQG